The sequence below is a genomic window from Wyeomyia smithii strain HCP4-BCI-WySm-NY-G18 chromosome 1, ASM2978416v1, whole genome shotgun sequence.
TCTGTGCAATTCGGGGGTGAACGTGGAGGTAAAAGTTCGCAGCTGGGCCGAAAGTCAGGGTATGACCTCTTTTTTAACGGTTGCCAAAGGTTCCTGTGAGCCTCCTATCTTTTTGGAACTTAGCTATTACGGTACGAACCCGAAAGAGCGACCAATAGTACTTATTGGCCAGGGAAACACTTACGATAGTGGCGGTATAAGTGCCAAAAAATTGCATGCCCTTCGTGATATGCGAGGTGACATGGCCGGCGCTGCCTGTATTGTGGCCACATGCAGAGCAATTGCGGCCTTAAAGCTGCCGGTCAACATTCGCGCATTAATCCCGCTCTGTGAGCACATGATTGGCTGTAATGCAATGAAACCAGGCGATGTTGTGAAGGTGAAGAACGGAAAAAGCATTGAAGTCGTCGATGCTGACTATGAAGGTCCACTGGTTTTGGTCGATGCTTTACTCTATGCTGAAAACTTTGGCCCAAAATATATCGTCGATGTATCCACTATATCGGATCACGTTCTAGAAACATTTGGAAAGGTATGTAGTGCCGTTTTCACCAACTCCGAAGATCTTTGGCAACGTATAAAAAATGCAAGCGTACACACGGGGGACCGAGTTTGGCGACTGCCCTTGTGGGACTATTTCACGCAACAAATGTGCTCAGTCCAACATGTGGATGTGCAGAACTTTGGACGGGGTGTGGGCGGTGAGTCCTGTAAAGCAGCTGCGTTTCTACGAGAGTTTTTACCGTGCGGCGAATGGATGCATATAGATGCGTACAACGTAATGACTACGAAGGGAATCGATTTTCCGTACCTGCGAAGGGGCATGGCCGGTCGTCCTACGCGAACGCTCATTGAGTTCATAGCTCAAGCGTGTTGTCCAAACAAGTGTAACTAATAGAACTAGGTTAAATTAGCCGGAGTTTATTTTAATACTACATTAAGCTTTGAACATTTGGCGTAATAAATTGTTTGTACTGTAAAAGCGATGTAGTAATAGTTCTTACCTGTACAGGATCCGTTTTGCTGATAAGAAAGGGCGAATCTTTTGGAGTGTTCGGTTCACTGCTTTTTTTCCCTCGTAGTATTGTTACTTTTGATTTGGACCCCAGTAAAGTTATGTTGGTAGTAGAAACCGAGCAGTTTTTCTCTTCATCAATCGATTTGTCCAGCAAAGTCGTTGTAAAAGTAACCTCTTCTAAATCCTGTTGCTTATCTTTCAACAACATCTCTCGCTCATGGCGAAGCTTTCGCCACTGTATCTCTTCTTCCTCGTTGTTACAGGCACCATCCTCGTCTGCATTTTCCTCATCCGGTTGTTTCTTATCATAGTCTAAATTGAAAGTAGTTTCTACATTCCGCCATCGGAATTGCCTTTCGCGGCCAACACCATCATTCTCCTCGTCTTCGAAGAACATATCCTGCAGCACCTTAACTTCTTTTTTGTCCTGTTCCAGCATTCGTCGAGCGTGAATGCGTTCCAGTTCTTCTTGCAGTTTAGCCTGGTCAAAGTTCTCCGTATCTGCTAGATCTATATCGTACCGATCGAGATCTTTTTCATCCTCGTCTGCGCTGCCCCATTCCGATTCTGACAGTTCAGCTTCGTTTTCCAAGAAAGCATTCGCCGCCTTGAGCTTGTCTGTTTTGGTCATAACAACCTCAACCTCATTCTCCTCTGAATCATAATCTACAAAACATTCAGCCTTTTCCTCTTCGTCTTCCTCTTCTACCACTTCTTCTTCGTCTTCCTCTTTTTCTAACATTTCTTTTTTAGATGTTtcatcgttgtcgtcgtcggAGATATTATTCCTGTGCTTTCGTTTGCGTTTTGTTGTTTTCGGTGAGTCATTGATGGTTTGTTCTTCATCAGACGATGCTATCACAAGTTTTCCCTTGGTGATAACATTCGAAACTAGCTCACTTTGCGGTTCTTGCGGATGCTGCTTTAAATTGACAGGCTGATCCTGCGTGGTAAAGGTTCCCGAACAAAGAGCTTCGAGTTCACTCTCATCTACCACTTGTTCACTTCGTTGCGTGAAAAGTGAATCTCCCATTAATTTATTCTCTTCAAATTGCTCAGATTGTGTACCATTATCGAAGGCTGGCAGCGAGTTAATCAGAGATCGGGTATCCTGAGTAGCGTTGACCGTCGGGGCTTGCGTTTCGCCAAATCGACCTGAACAGAGCGCTGCCAAATCGTCATCTGTTTGAGACACCGACCCTGGATCATCGGTGTCTTTCCAGAGCAGAGCCATAGTGCCACCAGATTCTAGGTTCTTTCGGTCGGAGGCGGTGAATTTATCCGAAtctgaaaattaattaaaaatttaaaataagatTACAATTGAATAATGGTATATCGTTTATTGGTACCGCTCGACTATTAATTTTAATAGGATTTGCTCTAAGACTACCCTTTCATAGGTTGAAGGGTTTGAAGGTTTTGCAATTAGTAACATCTGGCATTTTCAATTTGCAAATTAAACAACACGATACGTAGGAATGTACCAGATATGTCCAGTTTATTTAAGCCAGATGTTATTTGCAAAACACCTCAAACGTCCCTTGGGAATGATTTTGATGGGCTGTTCATTCATatctaataacaataaaatgataGAACATTAGTCATTATGTTATCGATTCCCTCGAAGCCAATGCTCAACCAGTACCTAGTTAGATGTTTTTACAtatgtattagggtggggaaaagtgatcgattttccagaaccagatttttttggtaccttttggggccccaaacaaccctaaacttaccggaagtcgattggttttgtctccgcttggcgcattgcatttcaaatttgtatgaaaatttatatgggaaaacctacttttttgcatttagcttcctagagagctcaattatgatctaataatgcactacattatgtaaaagtatagtattttagatgctcaACAACTTTccagaaggcactgaagagttgggatgtccctaagaagagctatagctgttcgaagttgagtatgtcgatttaaatgcagaaaatcttgttttctgccaacattaccaatgtgccggcgccagtaggattcccatcagaaatagcCTGCCGTAACAAGTTTATAcgctcagctggatcaaacaaacaaattcaggtcaatattctaggcgtaggtagaatctacaacgtgtttcagaggttacttctgatggaaatctgactaacgccggtacactggcagtgttggcagaaaaaatgatttgaagcataaatttcgacatactcaactttgaacagctccagtatttttttgggacaccctagctctttgatgtcttcggccaagttgttaggcatcaaaaaaacctaccattcgaAGTCATGAAActtatggtttgagccactttgacCTCTCAAGaatagaaaatgcaaaaacgttggctttttcatacaaatctccatataaatttgaaatgcaatgcgccaagtggagactaaaccaatcaaCCCCCTAATATGTATATTCTAAAGCAATGTGAATATGAATGagaattttaatcataacacgTCTTTCAACTGTTCAAACGATTTCATTTTTTATGCAACATAGAACAACAGTTTCCACAGTCTCTTTTGGGCCGGGATTTGAACATGTATATAtgaaatcttttaaaaaaataattattatggACTCCGAaggaattgaatattttttataacgCTCTTTGGTTTTGACTATTCTGTTGGCCTTAACTTCATATTTACTTGACTTTTTACAAGGAACTCTTCAATATTATTAAAGATTTGGAAAGTACATAAAATTTTATACGATAATGGCGTATAAGAcatttgtttactttgtttcaatcactttgGGGAGAGAGTAATAAAGTGTGGCGTTGCAACGCACATTAAATTGAGGTGTCGAACCTTTTCTTCGAAAAGTCAAAAACTCTGCTctgtttgaaaattaattacgaTTTCGAACATTTTGTCGTGTTTAGAGTGCCGACAACTGGTAACATCTGTTTTTGAGCAGCTTTTATTTTTCGTGACGTTATAACGCTCATTTTTCAGCAAGACGTGGTATTTTTTCTGTGTCTGCGTCACGAAAATATGAATCAGTGCGGTAATATTTGTGTCATAATTATAATTGTGACATTgtgaaaaaacttaaaaaaaattagtatgttttacatttcaaaaatcGGTTTGTTGAGCTAGTTcaccctttttttttttgtttaaggcCGTATCAGGAATTTGCATACCCACTTTCGTTCGAATCAATTCATACGTTAGAATACCATGGTTACTCCAGAGTACCACATGTTTGGATGCAAAAAATAACCTTTAGAAATATTTACCAATCTtactcaaaatgcataaatataTTCATGAACAATTAGTATATTGTTCAAGAAcatatttatgcattttgagtagcactgttaaatattttgaaaggcTTTCTAATTCCAAACCTGTGGGGCTCTAGATTAACCTTGGTAGAGAAAGGGGTTAAGTAGCATGAATTCTTAACAACAATAAACTTTTGTTTGGTATTGATAGGTTTGGTGTAATTGATTCATTATCCTTATAAAAATATATCGACACATACCTTCTAACGCAGAGAACAGTTCCTCggtatcaattttgttcaattctGTCATCTCGGATGCCTGATTGGAATCTTTCACATCTTCATCTTCCGAATCCTCGAAGGCCACTAGAAttcttgacttttttttttcatccacaGTCGTAGTTTCCGTTGCTGTTTCATCTTCGCTGCTACTGCTACTTTCACTAGACTCGTCATCCTCCCGTGCGTCTTCTATTTCTCCATCGACATCGTTATCATTGTCCTCCGCTTCTTCATCTATGAGGGAATTCATCAACCTTTCTTCATCATTGGGATCCTCTTCATCAGCAGCAATTTCTGTTGTTTCCTCATCTTCTTCACCTTCCAACTCGCTTTCATCTGGATCCTCAAACGCCTTTTCCTCATCGTCTGCTTCATCGTCCTCATCcaattttttacatttctgcatttcTTCTTGTCGCTTGAGCATTGTTTCTCTTCGTATTTGTACAATCTTCTCACGCAGAGTTTGCTTCAACTTAAGAAAGGCAGCACCCGGTACTGGCTCCTTTCCATTTGGGTCCCGATCGTCCAAGTTGATTGGCATTGAAATGAAATCCATTTTCAGCGCCCCATTGTCAGTGCTGAGAATATTTACAGTGGACGTTGCTTTGCTTGCTTTTTTACCGCCAGCACATTTAGCGAAACGCTCGAACAGGATACTGACTCCGGTTGGAGTTTTTGGAAGAAGATCGCCCGATTCTAGGTCGATTTCCATGCCCGCATCACCACGTAGCGTGGGGAATAGTGGTATGCTGGTATCTGCTGCCAGTAGTTCAGCCTTTCGCTGTGCTAATTTTGATTGATTCTGATCGGAGAAAATTTCATAATCAATCGTTTGTTTTGAATCGTTCCCCGCTTCGGGTATTTTCGAGTCTATTTGGGATGCCAGCATTTTCTCAGCGTTCTCACACGTTTTGTTAACTAATGCATCAACTTCATCATCCTCAGTATCGCTGACACGAAGAGTACCGATTGGTTCTGTATCTAAATTGATAGCAGAATTGGGGGTATGTTCAGAATCCGTACGTACTGACAAACTGGCAGGATTCTTCTGATCTGCGGTAGCAAGTTCATTCGTAGTCTCTTCTACCGGAACTGGATTGGGAAGCATTTCCATGTTGCCTTCAATTATGTTTTCAGCTTCTTCAGGAGTTTCACTCTTGTAAAACTCGATAGCTTCCTTTTCACGTTCTTCAAGCTGTTTTGCGAAGACTTCTAATTCTTCACGAGTCATTCTAATAGCGGCAGCCgttgttttatgttttgtattGTTGGTATTGCCAGCGTGTATAGACCTCTGTATGGTGCGTCTACTTAAAAACTCTTGTAATGTATGTTGCTTCGGACGATGGTACGGAACGGACACGATTGTTTCCCGAGCCATGCGCTGCGATTCGCTTTGAATTACTCTCATTTGCTCCATAGCTGTTTTAGCTGACatctaaaataatcaaaataaaggtAAACCGAATAATAAGACTGGGCAgtacaaaaatttttaaattacccgttgGGGTTTATTCTGAGGAGATTGGTTATTTTTTCTCCGCGAGACATCTTCTTTACTATCGCTAAGCGAATCACTATCGTCGCTGCTGTTCGAACCTGATCTAGGCTTTGCAGTATCTTCATCGTCGCTAAAGTCAAGGTTAAgctaaaaaatattaattatcaATAACATTCATTCAGTTTTTGTTTCTAAAACTTACGCTAGCCAACAAATCATTTGAGTTCTTAGGTTTTCTGCATGCATCCcgatgttttttcgattttagttTCTTTTTCCGCGATTTTCCTTTAATGGGTGACACATTCTGTTGCTTAGCTTCTTCCGGACTGCTCGATTCCGAATCTATCAACGATTTGAGTCTGCTCATCGACTGATTAATCATTGCACCAGTTTCATCGATTTCTAGGTTTACATTCGCCAATGAGTTTTTCTCGAAATCAGACACTGGTTGGTTGATTTCAGTGGTATCTTTCTCATCAGAATCACTATCAAtaagtttggattttttcaattttattattcgtctAGTTGTAGGCGCATCTTCGTCCGATTCGCTGTCGATTATTCTGGATACTTGAGGATTCTTTTCATTAAAGTTTAATGAATTTGTCCCTTCTACTTCTACTGCAATATCAATAGAGAGATGTTTTTCAGGTTCTTTCACAATAGCATCTTTCGTAGTTTCTGGTTTAGTATCTTCATCCGATTTGCTGTCGACCATTCTAGGCTCATGGGAATTCGTTTCATTCGAATTACATGAGTTCGTCCCTTCTACTTCTACCACTGATTCGGGTTCTTTCTCACTAGCCTTCGATTCTTCCTCGTCCTCGGATTCTTCCATTCGGAGAGTGTCATGTGCATTTAACTCCGAGTCTGAATTATAATCCAGCGGCGAAACAGTCGCCAAACTGTTTCGAGAGCTAGGGTACAAAGCTTCTTCCATTGCCAGATTTCTACTTTATAACATGAACTCAATGTTTTTGAACGGATAACAACTTTGATAACATTTAATCGATCTCGAAAGTCAAGAAATTTTCCACTGATGCTCGGGAGAGCAAAACTAATTTCCCGCCAGAAACTACATAATTGTTTTGATTCGATTTTGTCATTCCACCCTCAGCTTTTGCGTACGCTAAAGAAAGAGGCTCAATTTTAGTGTAATTTTGAAGCTGTACTGAAAGTGTCGGAATTAAAGGGACGAGTAACATAGGACGTAACGACCTTTcgtttatttataaaaaaaactctgtaAAATTTTCAGTTTGAAATTTCACAGCTcgataattgttttttttcccGGCTGGAATGACTCTACTATAAAGCATGGCTAATTATGGTGCGAGAAATAACAATTTATTTGTtgaattttaccaaaaatttgaaGCATTTCGTCAATATGTTAACACGCTGATTATAAATGATTCTGCACTATTCATAGATATGATGTATATTTAAAGTTATATCTAACTTTCCTCAAACGATGATAGCGGGTAGTGTTTGAGTGATTTCTCATGtgttttcattttgaaatttacaaGGGATTTTCGGTCAATATTGTTTATGCTTGAAGGTCTGTCTGTGATGTAGCTTCTGGCGCGCGTAAAACGAGGGcaaacgaagaagacatgcaAATTCTCAAGTAACCAATAAGCTCTAAATCATTGACCTATAACAATACTATATTCAATTACAGAGTTCTGATTGAATGCTTATTCAAACCCAAATGGTTGTATCGTATATATCTGATATTATGTAAAAAAGGCGAAATAGGTAGCCAAGAAAGTGCTGCAGGTGGCAACCCTTTATATGCATCATTATTGCTCATTTGGAGCACTCTCGAAATGTCACTGCTTCGATATTTGCGTTGAGAAAAAACAGGAAATTTGATGTCCAAAATAAAAGCAAATGAAAGTCTTCAAACGTAATTCATATGGTTTATTTCAGTTCATTGTTGTTTCGGTCGCTGCTGAAGTACACGAATGAGCAGAGAATATTACAGTATTTTAAGAATCGCCACTCgttttaagcctgtagtacactctttgaccgagcgtcaaatatttgtctctttttgacagataaaaatttggtcgaagataattatttgtcactctccgattttaacatgtggcaaacacgggcaaacaacaaccatgatgtcaaataaatttgaccattatgtcagaaggtcaaatatttgaccattagacaaagagtgtactacagacTTTAAGCTTGTATTTGGCACATTGACACAAAAAATTTTAAAGCTTTTTCCAAATGCATTCAAGCACTACATCTTAGCGTTCACTTTAGCACTAGAAGTTTATATTTCGCTCTCAATAATGCTAGTTTATCATAATGTTGTTgaacactagtaatgttcataTAAAAATAATACGCATTGAACCAGCTGATGCAGAGCCATTTGGTAGTAGGAATGCTGAATCAGTGCCAATAAAATGCTATCTTCTAATGCATACGG
It includes:
- the LOC129718336 gene encoding cytosol aminopeptidase-like — protein: MQIISHIGRMSVLFRLRSILPSRTKQLFAVMFRRNAHQKIVSGTENCSKPPSRGLVLGVYSDEHDRYESGLLTPAAAKYNEYYTNGTLLDLLHIAGPMPKRGEARIFYNLEPTYSAVAVCGLGSECLGYDPVEKQDISKEAIRIAAATGCQELQKLDTNRIYVEDMGHAESAAEGAHMGMWVNQEMRNVDRRVFIPQLQLYYEPALSCDSNGWRIGLAKAEAQNLARLLQESPANRMTPTTFAQNVVQILCNSGVNVEVKVRSWAESQGMTSFLTVAKGSCEPPIFLELSYYGTNPKERPIVLIGQGNTYDSGGISAKKLHALRDMRGDMAGAACIVATCRAIAALKLPVNIRALIPLCEHMIGCNAMKPGDVVKVKNGKSIEVVDADYEGPLVLVDALLYAENFGPKYIVDVSTISDHVLETFGKVCSAVFTNSEDLWQRIKNASVHTGDRVWRLPLWDYFTQQMCSVQHVDVQNFGRGVGGESCKAAAFLREFLPCGEWMHIDAYNVMTTKGIDFPYLRRGMAGRPTRTLIEFIAQACCPNKCN
- the LOC129718335 gene encoding claspin-like, producing the protein MEEALYPSSRNSLATVSPLDYNSDSELNAHDTLRMEESEDEEESKASEKEPESVVEVEGTNSCNSNETNSHEPRMVDSKSDEDTKPETTKDAIVKEPEKHLSIDIAVEVEGTNSLNFNEKNPQVSRIIDSESDEDAPTTRRIIKLKKSKLIDSDSDEKDTTEINQPVSDFEKNSLANVNLEIDETGAMINQSMSRLKSLIDSESSSPEEAKQQNVSPIKGKSRKKKLKSKKHRDACRKPKNSNDLLASLNLDFSDDEDTAKPRSGSNSSDDSDSLSDSKEDVSRRKNNQSPQNKPQRMSAKTAMEQMRVIQSESQRMARETIVSVPYHRPKQHTLQEFLSRRTIQRSIHAGNTNNTKHKTTAAAIRMTREELEVFAKQLEEREKEAIEFYKSETPEEAENIIEGNMEMLPNPVPVEETTNELATADQKNPASLSVRTDSEHTPNSAINLDTEPIGTLRVSDTEDDEVDALVNKTCENAEKMLASQIDSKIPEAGNDSKQTIDYEIFSDQNQSKLAQRKAELLAADTSIPLFPTLRGDAGMEIDLESGDLLPKTPTGVSILFERFAKCAGGKKASKATSTVNILSTDNGALKMDFISMPINLDDRDPNGKEPVPGAAFLKLKQTLREKIVQIRRETMLKRQEEMQKCKKLDEDDEADDEEKAFEDPDESELEGEEDEETTEIAADEEDPNDEERLMNSLIDEEAEDNDNDVDGEIEDAREDDESSESSSSSEDETATETTTVDEKKKSRILVAFEDSEDEDVKDSNQASEMTELNKIDTEELFSALEDSDKFTASDRKNLESGGTMALLWKDTDDPGSVSQTDDDLAALCSGRFGETQAPTVNATQDTRSLINSLPAFDNGTQSEQFEENKLMGDSLFTQRSEQVVDESELEALCSGTFTTQDQPVNLKQHPQEPQSELVSNVITKGKLVIASSDEEQTINDSPKTTKRKRKHRNNISDDDNDETSKKEMLEKEEDEEEVVEEEDEEEKAECFVDYDSEENEVEVVMTKTDKLKAANAFLENEAELSESEWGSADEDEKDLDRYDIDLADTENFDQAKLQEELERIHARRMLEQDKKEVKVLQDMFFEDEENDGVGRERQFRWRNVETTFNLDYDKKQPDEENADEDGACNNEEEEIQWRKLRHEREMLLKDKQQDLEEVTFTTTLLDKSIDEEKNCSVSTTNITLLGSKSKVTILRGKKSSEPNTPKDSPFLISKTDPVQGSKASFLCRDSATLSKLASLVKVPEIEGANTVNAGKGRNFVFAAVSPAMDKMGSKRSLELETDESSLNNKKIKTGFTKEEGVAKKRLLLGQLM